Proteins encoded within one genomic window of bacterium:
- the dsrJ gene encoding sulfate reduction electron transfer complex DsrMKJOP subunit DsrJ, which yields MYDKGKIIPGLIIFVGLITFPFFYNLVKASGKPEPGLDTPVINKMSKKECVKPKDVMRTEHMKLLHEWREAVIRHGNREVGIIDGVRYEKSLQKTCMKCHSNKADFCDRCHNYVDVQPNCWNCHIAREGK from the coding sequence ATGTATGATAAAGGCAAAATAATTCCGGGTTTGATTATTTTTGTGGGATTAATAACTTTTCCATTCTTCTATAATCTGGTGAAGGCATCAGGTAAACCTGAACCAGGTCTTGACACGCCTGTTATCAATAAAATGTCTAAAAAAGAGTGTGTCAAGCCAAAAGATGTAATGAGGACTGAACATATGAAATTGCTTCACGAATGGAGGGAGGCAGTCATTCGTCATGGTAATAGAGAGGTTGGAATTATTGATGGAGTCAGATACGAAAAAAGTCTTCAGAAAACCTGTATGAAATGTCATTCCAATAAAGCAGATTTTTGTGATAGATGTCATAATTATGTTGATGTCCAACCGAATTGCTGGAATTGCCATATTGCCCGGGAGGGAAAATAA
- a CDS encoding DUF4258 domain-containing protein yields the protein MDVLQRMRQAIREQRYRISSHANDEMAEDFLVAADIENIILTGEIMRKFTHDRRGTRYEVLGHTVNYRRAYVVCRFLLSGVLLIITAYIKEE from the coding sequence ATGGATGTACTGCAGCGTATGCGACAAGCCATTCGTGAGCAAAGATACCGCATTAGCTCACATGCTAATGACGAAATGGCAGAAGATTTTCTGGTAGCGGCTGACATTGAAAACATTATCCTCACAGGTGAAATTATGCGTAAGTTTACCCACGACCGACGTGGGACTCGGTACGAAGTACTCGGTCATACCGTTAATTACCGCCGTGCTTATGTAGTATGTCGCTTTTTACTGTCAGGCGTATTGCTGATTATCACGGCATATATCAAGGAAGAATAA
- a CDS encoding DUF6883 domain-containing protein, whose translation MTGKHKARIFATSLGITTDDAEVLRDILLQAVREYDAELGLKDNYGQRYQVDFTLEWKGKQAVIRSTWIIEPDVPYPRLTSCYPL comes from the coding sequence ATAACGGGTAAGCATAAAGCTCGCATATTCGCAACCTCATTGGGCATAACCACTGACGATGCTGAAGTTTTGCGTGATATTCTCCTGCAAGCAGTAAGAGAGTATGATGCTGAATTAGGCTTAAAAGATAACTATGGACAACGATATCAAGTTGATTTTACATTGGAGTGGAAAGGCAAACAGGCAGTGATTCGGAGCACGTGGATTATTGAGCCCGACGTGCCATATCCGAGATTGACCAGTTGCTATCCGCTGTAA
- the dsrO gene encoding sulfate reduction electron transfer complex DsrMKJOP subunit DsrO, giving the protein MDRRTFLKIGGGLAIGTAMGPLPQLVSSLLAKDIKASAKNKWGMVIDVTKCVEGCSVCMDACRKENNVSLDNYWIRVATVTPKVPDAKPQPVPLLCNHCEDPFCVKVCLVKASFKREDGIVLVDEHRCIGCRYCMIVCPYKSRSFVFKHQEGYTNSDSPKRQHGVVEKCDFCVSRVDNGEMPVCVVSCPNKAMFFGNLNDPNSEVAKLVASGKAHPIRPDLGSKPKVYYLGL; this is encoded by the coding sequence ATGGATAGACGGACATTTCTCAAAATAGGCGGCGGCTTGGCTATTGGAACCGCAATGGGACCATTACCGCAATTGGTCTCTTCTCTATTAGCAAAGGATATTAAAGCCAGTGCAAAAAATAAATGGGGAATGGTGATTGATGTTACCAAATGCGTCGAAGGCTGTAGTGTGTGTATGGATGCCTGCAGAAAAGAAAATAATGTGTCTTTGGATAATTATTGGATTCGAGTCGCCACGGTAACACCAAAGGTGCCAGACGCCAAACCTCAACCTGTTCCTTTATTATGCAATCATTGTGAAGACCCGTTTTGCGTTAAGGTCTGCCTGGTTAAGGCATCTTTTAAACGCGAAGATGGCATTGTCTTAGTTGATGAACACCGGTGCATTGGTTGTCGATACTGTATGATTGTCTGTCCGTATAAATCCAGGTCTTTTGTGTTTAAACATCAAGAAGGATATACTAATTCTGATTCCCCAAAACGACAACATGGGGTAGTGGAAAAATGCGACTTTTGTGTGAGCCGTGTAGATAACGGGGAGATGCCAGTTTGTGTGGTATCCTGCCCAAACAAGGCGATGTTTTTTGGTAACTTAAATGACCCAAACAGTGAAGTGGCTAAATTAGTCGCAAGCGGTAAAGCACACCCAATTCGCCCGGATTTAGGCTCAAAACCAAAGGTGTATTATTTAGGATTATAG
- a CDS encoding YgiT-type zinc finger protein, with amino-acid sequence MKGDQCEFCEGEMEQRRVLARFCFKGQTIYVENVPAWVCNKCGEQYFDASVYKHLEKIAWQREQIQRIISFPLAEFDRAIA; translated from the coding sequence ATGAAAGGGGATCAATGCGAATTCTGTGAAGGGGAAATGGAGCAACGGCGAGTTTTGGCCAGGTTTTGCTTCAAAGGACAAACGATTTACGTCGAAAACGTACCTGCTTGGGTATGTAACAAGTGCGGTGAGCAATATTTTGACGCATCGGTCTATAAACATCTTGAGAAAATCGCATGGCAACGCGAACAGATTCAAAGGATTATCTCTTTTCCCCTCGCAGAATTTGATAGGGCTATCGCTTGA
- the nrfD gene encoding NrfD/PsrC family molybdoenzyme membrane anchor subunit has protein sequence MKVYYTKIEGKSTTQYLLLGILSIMAIAGLYSSYLMFTKGHYLTGMNNQVPWGLPIILTIYFIGLSAGSLVLSSLSSVFGRTEYKGFARVAAYLAALLLVGALLSLGLDLGRPERIMLAFFYLNPKSIFSWNGFLYSIYILICIVYLWAMITEKDKLVKAIGVLAVGWAIGVHSGTGGIFGFTSGRELYHSPLTPPSFVAAALSSGTGLIIILLVLTFKVTRRFLDPQLIIGLSRLLVSFILVVLYFLAVENLTRLYSPASYEATHFLLFSGNKYCLIFWIGLILMGSIVPAIILFIKKSIGWIVFASALVVSSVFCERFIIVIPGQVLPSELFPGYEVRSPFGDGTIGSYFISLPEITQAVGIVAIIGILYILGLKFFALLPTEAKYIE, from the coding sequence ATGAAAGTATATTATACCAAAATCGAAGGAAAATCAACCACTCAGTATCTTTTATTAGGAATCCTTAGCATCATGGCTATTGCTGGACTATATTCTTCCTATCTAATGTTCACCAAAGGACATTATCTCACTGGAATGAATAATCAGGTTCCCTGGGGACTACCAATTATTCTTACTATTTATTTTATTGGGTTAAGTGCGGGTTCATTAGTTCTGTCATCTTTATCATCGGTGTTTGGTAGAACCGAATATAAAGGATTTGCCCGTGTAGCCGCTTATTTAGCCGCTTTGTTGCTTGTTGGAGCACTTTTATCGCTTGGACTTGATTTAGGTCGGCCAGAAAGAATTATGCTGGCATTTTTCTACCTTAATCCAAAATCTATCTTTTCCTGGAATGGCTTTCTATATTCAATTTATATCTTGATTTGTATTGTTTATCTCTGGGCAATGATTACCGAAAAGGATAAATTGGTTAAAGCAATTGGGGTTTTAGCCGTAGGCTGGGCAATTGGTGTGCATAGTGGCACTGGAGGGATTTTTGGTTTTACCAGTGGCAGAGAATTATACCACTCACCACTAACGCCACCGAGTTTCGTTGCCGCGGCTTTATCTTCAGGAACGGGTTTAATTATCATTCTATTAGTGCTAACCTTTAAGGTTACCAGACGCTTTTTGGACCCGCAACTAATTATAGGTCTAAGCAGACTATTGGTTTCGTTTATCCTTGTTGTTTTATATTTTCTTGCGGTTGAGAATTTAACCCGACTTTATTCACCCGCAAGCTATGAAGCAACGCATTTCCTTTTATTTAGTGGCAATAAATATTGTCTGATTTTCTGGATTGGGCTGATACTGATGGGTTCTATTGTGCCAGCCATTATACTTTTTATTAAAAAATCTATTGGTTGGATAGTTTTTGCTTCAGCACTGGTTGTATCTAGTGTTTTCTGCGAAAGATTTATTATTGTTATTCCTGGTCAGGTGCTTCCGTCAGAACTATTTCCTGGCTATGAAGTCCGTAGTCCTTTTGGGGATGGGACGATTGGAAGTTATTTTATCAGTTTGCCAGAAATCACTCAAGCAGTCGGAATTGTAGCCATTATTGGCATCTTATATATTCTTGGGTTGAAATTCTTCGCCTTACTGCCAACAGAGGCGAAATATATCGAGTAA
- the dsrK gene encoding sulfate reduction electron transfer complex DsrMKJOP subunit DsrK, whose amino-acid sequence MAKEPKPQEIISQINYKPPQKSWMDLPVEKKEGMFCYGAKEKSLQTVDFPNPRTWSVLDEDWKLPHNWQEIVLEGMAERLKKYRSFKIFMDICVRCGACADKCHYFLGTGDPKNMPVLRAELLRSVYRGNFKNIGKVLGKLAGGRKLTLDVLKEWWYYFYQCSECRRCSVFCPYGIDTAEITMIARELLNLLGLNIEWIAGPAANCYIKGNHLGLEPHTIKNSIDFLLDEIEEKTGVRVSPTFNRKGAEILFVTPSGDLFADPGTYTCMGYLILFHELGLDYTWSTYASEGGNFGFFTSMELAKRLNTKIYAEAKRLGVKWIIGGECGHMWRVINQYMDTWNGPADFLEVPLSPITGTKFENAKSTKMIHISEFTADLIKHGKLNLNPKRNDHLKVTFHDSCNVARGMGMFEEPRYIIKNVCPHFYEMPDETIREKTFCCGSGSGLNASENMELRLRGGLPRAMAVKYVQEQYGVNMLACICAIDRAALPPLMNYWVPGVDVTGVTELVANALVMKGEKERTTNLRGEELPNIVEI is encoded by the coding sequence ATGGCTAAAGAACCAAAACCTCAAGAAATAATATCTCAAATAAATTATAAACCTCCACAAAAATCATGGATGGATCTCCCGGTTGAAAAGAAGGAAGGGATGTTCTGCTATGGGGCAAAGGAGAAAAGCCTGCAAACCGTAGATTTCCCAAATCCAAGAACCTGGTCTGTGCTTGATGAGGACTGGAAACTTCCTCATAACTGGCAGGAGATAGTTTTAGAAGGGATGGCTGAGCGACTGAAAAAATATCGGTCTTTTAAGATTTTTATGGATATTTGTGTCCGCTGTGGTGCCTGTGCGGATAAATGTCATTATTTTCTTGGCACAGGCGACCCGAAAAATATGCCAGTATTACGAGCAGAACTACTTCGGTCAGTTTATCGAGGAAATTTTAAAAATATAGGAAAGGTTCTGGGGAAGTTAGCCGGTGGGCGAAAACTTACTCTTGATGTGCTCAAAGAATGGTGGTATTATTTCTATCAATGCTCTGAATGCCGCCGGTGTTCTGTTTTTTGTCCCTACGGCATTGATACTGCCGAAATTACAATGATTGCCCGCGAACTGCTCAATCTTTTGGGGTTAAATATAGAATGGATTGCCGGTCCAGCCGCAAACTGTTATATAAAAGGAAATCACTTAGGACTTGAACCGCATACGATTAAAAATTCCATTGATTTCCTGCTTGATGAAATAGAAGAAAAAACAGGTGTGCGGGTATCACCAACCTTCAATAGAAAAGGAGCAGAAATACTCTTTGTTACACCATCGGGTGACCTGTTTGCTGACCCGGGCACCTATACCTGTATGGGCTATTTGATACTATTCCACGAACTCGGACTCGATTACACATGGAGTACTTACGCCTCTGAAGGTGGGAATTTTGGATTTTTTACCTCGATGGAACTGGCAAAACGACTTAATACTAAAATATACGCTGAGGCAAAAAGGTTAGGAGTTAAGTGGATTATTGGTGGCGAATGCGGTCATATGTGGCGAGTGATAAATCAATATATGGATACCTGGAACGGACCTGCAGATTTCCTTGAAGTGCCTCTTTCACCCATCACAGGCACGAAATTTGAGAATGCCAAATCAACAAAAATGATTCATATCTCAGAATTTACCGCTGATTTAATTAAACATGGAAAACTTAACCTTAACCCAAAACGAAATGACCATTTAAAAGTAACCTTTCATGATTCTTGTAATGTTGCCCGCGGAATGGGAATGTTTGAAGAACCACGCTATATTATAAAAAATGTCTGTCCCCATTTCTATGAAATGCCTGATGAAACTATTCGAGAAAAAACATTTTGTTGTGGAAGTGGTTCAGGGTTGAATGCCTCCGAAAATATGGAATTGCGGCTTAGGGGCGGACTACCCAGGGCAATGGCCGTCAAGTATGTTCAGGAACAATATGGCGTAAATATGCTTGCCTGCATCTGTGCCATTGACCGCGCCGCCCTGCCTCCTTTGATGAATTACTGGGTGCCGGGGGTGGATGTAACGGGTGTGACTGAGTTAGTGGCAAATGCACTCGTGATGAAAGGAGAAAAAGAAAGAACCACTAATTTGCGGGGTGAAGAACTGCCGAATATAGTTGAAATATAA
- a CDS encoding DUF4926 domain-containing protein yields MKDSIKLLDVVALTVDIPEHKLWRGQVGTVVETLAHGNAFEVEFSDRDGRAYASLGLRRDQIMVLQYDPLSARELVSA; encoded by the coding sequence ATGAAGGACTCTATCAAACTACTTGACGTGGTAGCGTTAACTGTTGACATACCCGAACACAAGTTGTGGCGCGGACAAGTTGGCACAGTGGTAGAAACTCTTGCGCATGGCAATGCTTTCGAGGTTGAATTCAGTGACAGAGATGGACGCGCGTATGCATCGCTGGGGTTGCGGCGTGACCAGATCATGGTATTGCAGTATGATCCATTGTCAGCACGCGAGTTAGTGTCTGCGTAA